The Fusobacterium sp. JB019 genome has a segment encoding these proteins:
- a CDS encoding sulfatase-like hydrolase/transferase, with translation MKKLKILFYFIKEYLTVMLIMTGIRGLFSFVNLEGVKNINFNLMLRSFLHGLVFDTSITSYYLIGFILCFILFRFFKSIYLGIFGKVFLKIYKVIMSTLIFGIMFADIRYFKQFNSHLTSTILDYASNPNEIILTVLADRLSIVLFIMFILVEIIYLIISFKLFRTLEIDEKELKNKYHFNFKVSFTKRIIDFILEIVLCLTVVIFCIFGARGGFSQGTLNWGRAYFSENYFANQTALNGVFTLFKSIDIDRKEKNKSAKDINFIYSKEEIKNNIRGYIGTSQDKFISDKNIVLRETDTKKEEKEYNVVIVLMESFMGDTVGAIGGNPDITPEYNKLASKGLIFNNFYSNGNRSNRGMLSVLTGFPSQYGKSILKKSIAQKPFVSLSSILKKRGYNTNFIYGGDIEFDNMKGFLTLNGIDNLVSRDDFPLKDRSIKWGVPDDKVLTFTDDYLSKLKEPFFCEIFTLSNHAPFDIPEEFKKYTEKEYKNYERYNAFAFADYSIGKFVNLVKDKKWAQNTVFVFVADHGEHRGEKVEVDWKKFTNPLLIWTPGGQIEPGTFEKLGSQVDLLPSLMNILGGKYINSSWGKNLFLKESKNDFVYIIEHGFIGLIDNDNVFVKNMETKKYLTRRKSDNKKIKISNELEEKYKKALNTYYELTIRQEKEGSFGNVK, from the coding sequence ATGAAAAAGTTAAAGATTTTGTTTTATTTTATTAAAGAGTATTTAACGGTTATGTTAATTATGACAGGAATAAGGGGATTGTTTTCATTTGTTAATTTAGAAGGAGTTAAAAATATAAATTTTAACTTGATGCTAAGAAGTTTTTTACATGGTTTAGTTTTTGATACTTCTATAACTAGTTATTATTTAATAGGATTTATATTATGTTTTATTTTGTTTAGATTCTTTAAGTCAATATATCTAGGAATATTTGGGAAAGTTTTTTTAAAAATTTATAAAGTAATAATGTCTACATTGATATTTGGAATAATGTTTGCAGATATAAGATATTTTAAACAGTTTAATTCTCATTTAACGTCAACTATATTAGATTATGCAAGTAATCCAAATGAAATAATATTAACTGTTTTGGCAGATAGATTATCTATTGTTTTATTTATCATGTTTATTTTAGTAGAAATAATTTATTTAATTATTAGTTTTAAACTTTTTAGAACATTAGAAATAGATGAAAAAGAGCTTAAAAATAAATATCATTTTAATTTTAAAGTTTCTTTTACTAAAAGAATTATAGATTTTATTTTAGAAATAGTTTTATGTTTAACGGTTGTAATATTTTGTATTTTTGGAGCAAGGGGTGGATTTTCTCAAGGAACATTAAATTGGGGGAGAGCATATTTTAGTGAAAATTATTTTGCTAATCAAACAGCCTTAAATGGAGTTTTTACTTTGTTTAAAAGTATAGATATAGATAGAAAAGAAAAAAATAAATCGGCCAAAGATATTAATTTTATTTATTCTAAAGAAGAGATTAAAAATAACATAAGAGGCTATATAGGAACTTCTCAAGATAAGTTTATATCTGATAAGAATATAGTACTAAGAGAAACTGATACAAAAAAAGAAGAAAAAGAATATAATGTAGTTATTGTTTTAATGGAAAGTTTTATGGGAGATACAGTTGGAGCTATTGGAGGAAATCCAGATATAACTCCTGAATATAATAAATTAGCTTCTAAAGGTTTAATTTTTAACAATTTTTATTCAAATGGGAATAGATCTAATCGTGGTATGTTAAGCGTGTTAACAGGTTTTCCTTCTCAATATGGAAAATCTATTTTAAAAAAATCCATTGCTCAAAAGCCCTTTGTATCATTAAGTTCAATTTTAAAGAAAAGAGGTTATAATACTAATTTTATTTATGGTGGAGATATAGAATTTGATAATATGAAAGGATTCTTAACTTTAAATGGAATAGATAATTTAGTTTCTAGGGATGATTTTCCTTTAAAAGATAGAAGTATTAAATGGGGAGTTCCAGATGATAAAGTTTTAACTTTTACAGATGATTATTTAAGTAAATTAAAGGAACCTTTTTTCTGTGAAATTTTTACATTGAGTAACCATGCACCTTTTGATATTCCTGAAGAATTTAAAAAATATACAGAAAAAGAATATAAGAATTATGAAAGGTATAATGCTTTTGCCTTTGCTGATTATTCAATAGGTAAATTTGTAAATTTAGTAAAAGATAAAAAATGGGCTCAAAATACAGTATTTGTTTTTGTAGCTGATCACGGAGAGCATAGGGGAGAAAAAGTTGAAGTTGATTGGAAGAAATTTACAAATCCTTTATTAATATGGACTCCAGGAGGGCAGATAGAACCTGGAACTTTTGAAAAGTTAGGATCTCAAGTAGATTTATTACCTAGTTTAATGAATATTCTTGGAGGCAAATATATAAATTCTTCTTGGGGTAAAAATTTATTTTTAAAGGAAAGTAAAAATGATTTTGTTTATATAATTGAGCATGGATTTATTGGGCTTATAGATAATGATAATGTTTTTGTTAAGAATATGGAAACAAAAAAATATCTAACTAGAAGAAAATCAGATAATAAAAAAATAAAGATTTCAAATGAATTAGAAGAAAAATATAAAAAAGCATTAAATACTTATTATGAATTAACCATTAGACAGGAAAAAGAAGGTTCTTTTGGAAATGTTAAATAA
- a CDS encoding DMT family transporter: protein MNNFIKNNESKCFAFGTIFLWASAFPVTKIALSYFTPQTLGLVRYLAATICLLLIGYIKKIGLPRTRDIPKFLFSGGMGFFMYMITFNTGSIYLTSATSSIIIAIAPILTALMSNLLLKEKINVYGWIAIAMEFVGILFLTLWDGEFSLNIGVLWMIGAAVVLAIYNITQREYTKTYTAFQSTTYSIIGGTILLSIFVPESTAQIMKAPIKAWWIIAYLGIFPSAIAYIWWSRALSVAKVTSEVTNFMFVTPLLSGIMGCILVNEYPSAATYIGGTIILSGLMLFNLTNKK, encoded by the coding sequence ATGAATAACTTTATTAAAAATAATGAGAGCAAGTGTTTTGCTTTTGGAACTATTTTTTTATGGGCTTCAGCTTTTCCAGTTACAAAAATAGCTCTTTCCTATTTTACCCCACAAACTTTGGGACTTGTAAGATATTTAGCAGCAACTATTTGTTTGCTTTTAATAGGATATATAAAGAAAATAGGACTTCCTAGAACAAGAGATATACCCAAATTTTTATTTTCAGGTGGAATGGGATTTTTTATGTATATGATAACTTTCAATACAGGATCAATTTACTTAACTTCGGCAACAAGCAGCATTATTATAGCTATAGCTCCAATACTAACTGCTTTAATGTCAAATTTATTATTAAAAGAAAAAATTAATGTATATGGTTGGATAGCCATTGCCATGGAATTTGTTGGAATATTATTTTTAACTCTTTGGGACGGAGAATTTTCTTTGAATATTGGAGTTTTATGGATGATAGGTGCGGCTGTTGTTCTAGCAATTTATAATATTACTCAAAGAGAATATACTAAGACTTATACTGCTTTTCAATCTACAACTTATAGTATTATAGGAGGAACAATTTTGCTTTCTATTTTTGTTCCTGAATCAACCGCTCAAATTATGAAAGCTCCAATAAAAGCTTGGTGGATAATAGCTTATCTTGGAATATTTCCAAGTGCTATTGCTTATATTTGGTGGAGTAGAGCCTTGTCTGTTGCTAAAGTAACTAGTGAAGTTACAAATTTTATGTTTGTAACTCCGTTATTATCTGGTATAATGGGTTGTATACTTGTTAATGAATATCCTTCTGCAGCTACATATATAGGAGGAACTATTATTTTAAGTGGGTTAATGTTATTTAATTTAACAAATAAAAAATGA